Sequence from the Lacerta agilis isolate rLacAgi1 chromosome 6, rLacAgi1.pri, whole genome shotgun sequence genome:
TGAAACCTCTAGCATAGGGGTGTGGCACCTAATCTGGCTAGAGAGCTGGACAGTTTTCTTCACTTCCTCCGCCTCTAACCTGTGATTACCCGATGTCACAGTGACTTAGAagcatacaattgtagagttggaagggaccacagggaccatctggtccaaccccctgcagtgcaggaatctttcacccaatgtggggcttgaacccacaactcttgAGATTCGGAGTCTCATGCTCTCAGGTGCCTGAACGGGTCTtgcagagaagaagagtttggatttgatatcccgctttatcactacctgaaggagtctcaaagcagctaacattctccttttcccttcctcccccacaacaaacactctgtgaggtgagtggggctgagagacttcagagaatagtgagtagcccaaggtcacccagcagctgcatgtggagtagagaagacacgaacccggttccccagattacgagtctaccactacaccacactggctctttgcaaGGGGGTTTGCAGGCACTGCTGATTGACAGTGCCTGAAGCACTCTTTCcgctgagccaggtctttacctgccccacacctgatttcaaagggcaggtgggtgtgactTGGCTGAAGTGGCCTCCTCCATGTACTGGAAGTTCCTCACCCTTGCTTTAGAAGGCTTTTAGCAGGCATGTGCATCTAATGTTTGAAAACGGAAAGAAATTGAATAGAAGGTCAACCCTGGCCATTTCTAGCGTGCTGCATTTACCATTGTGAAATGAGAAGGAACACTCCGAGGTCAGCAATATATGTCAAGTTACGGCTGATGGCAGCCATACCCAAATCCAGACATGGAGGGTTTGTGTTCTCCAACCCCACACCCCTTGGTAGTGGAATTGAAACAAGTCAAAGGGTCTGCTCTGTTGGTCACGCTACTAGTCCTTATATCAGGCTTGGTTAATCCAGAGGCTTCATCCTGCCTGCCAATCACAGGGACTAATGTTGTACACCgtttttcctttctctgtttGAGGAGGGCCACAGTAGTTTACTAGGCTACATACCATTTAACCTGTAGTTCTTACTGTAATTCCTTCTATGTTGTCCTTTGCTTGGGAAAGAAACCTTTCCCGTGATCAGTAAAAGTAATTTCAGGAGCGGAAGCAAGCCTGCTTCTTCCGTGGTGCTTGTTTCCATCATCTTCCTGCCTGCTTGATGAaacctcctggggggggggggacttttgtaGCATGACCTCCATGCAAAAAATCTGAGCAGTGCTTCCACCCACGAGTTTTGTCATGGAAACCAGCCGTGCAAACGGCTTTTTGATGGTAGGATTGGGTGGATCTGCCTGAGTAATTGCCATCTCCTTGGAAGAACAGAGCAGCGCTGCCTGTGCTAGAAGAAAtggatgttttgttttataagaGAAAAAAGGGAGTGAAACAACGCTGTGATGCAGATGGGAAAAATAGATCCATCCAACTGCATTATATTTCACCTccaatttactttttttttcaCTCCTTCCCACTTCGCCACTACCAAGAGAGTGATAACTTCCTGGGCACCTGTACAGTATAAAACCAAGGGGGCTTTAGagtttatactttaaaaaaaaaggctgtgTACTCATTTGCACAAGTTAATACTCATTGTTTTATTCTGAAGAAATACCTAGGTTtggaaggtggttttttttgtttgtgtttgttttaatatagGAAAGTTTCAGTCCCAGTGCAAGTCATTCTCCACtccccctcaaccccccccctcacATACACATAAAAAATGGGAAAGTAAGCTGGGACTCATTTGGGGTACAGATATTGGGTGTCATATGGAGAGTTTGAGACGTGCTAAATGAATTAAGATCCGTTCCTCTGCCTGAATTGCTATAAACTCTACCAAGATGCCTCTTAGGTTCTAGGATGTTTAGCAGAAACAGAACACACatctttaaaaagtgaaaactGAAATTGTTGTTAAATAACTAAAGATCAAGTCCCCAGGCTTCAGAAGCTACTTCCAGTTCTGCATTTCTAAGCTTAGCAGCAGTGCTTCATAATTCCTTACAACTGCTTTCCCTTTGTTCTTAATATTGTTTTAACCATATGAATCAGTGGGTTGCAGTCTTGAAATTGCTGCACTGTGTACAACTTTGTTTTTCGGGGGGTAAACAACTTCCTACTTAAGGGGAAGAGCGTTCTCCAGAGCAAGCCTTATCATAGCACGGGCAGcttccccatttctttttaactgtttGTGTCTTTTTTTCTTGCTAGCAATGACCTAAATGAAGACACCCTGGAGACGGAAAATGCAGCCGCTGCAGCCGCCGCTGCTTTTTCAGCCTCTGCACATTTGAAAGAAGCCCTGTTAGGTAAGTGGGGTGAGTGACAGAGGCTTGCCTCTTTCGTATCACAGTCACTTGCATTAGCAGGTAGCATTGCCAGGGGAAAGGCTCAAGAGCACTTAGGCTAAGGGGtttgaagagagccagtgtggtgtagtggttaagagtggtagactcgtaatctggtgaactgggttcgcgtctccgctcccccacatgcagctgctgggtgaccttgggctagtcacacttctttgaagtctctcagccccactcacctcacagagtgtttgttgtgggggaggaagggaaaggagaatgttagccgctttgagactccttcgggtagtgataaagcgggatatcaaatccaaactcttcttcttaggcTAAGGGGTTTGAAGCTCTTGTTTCCAGCTTCTGGAATGAGCATTCTGAGGTTGGGGAAACTGCTGGGGATCTGTCCTTTCCTGATGGACAGTAGGCTTCAGTGTTCCTAAATAGAAGACCACTAATGTATGGGAAAGTCACATAGGTCAAGAACAGGTCAGGGAGcctgtggctccccagatgttgggctccagatcccatcagctccagcatgcatattcagggatggtgggggctgtagcctaacaacatctggagggatctCCCCAGCCTTGATGGAGGCAGTAACTTTGTTCCTGCGCACTTTCTGTCATCATTTGCCTATTTTATAGGTATGCATTCGGGGGGGGAAATTAAGGAGCCAGTGTTGTGCCCATGTGCTGAAGACCATTAATCCTGGCTCAAGATATTCACCATTAGTTTTCCTTCCTATTCCacagctcccttcctcctcctatATTGTTACACTACACACCTCGCTGCCTGTTTCGCCTCACTACTCTTTTATTCTGCAAAAGTGCAGAATGGTCCCAACTTTCTCCCAGGTGCCCCCATGCAAACCCCTAAACCgtaggggttcccccaaccctcctgaTCAGGTTTGGGGAGACTACGGTGGCGGCGGCCGCGATGATATCCCATCATGCAAGTGGAAATCCCTGTGCTGATGGAGTGCAGTGGTTGAAAGCCACCCTTTGACCCCCTTGCCGCCTCAGAGGTTTGTGCCCCATATCTCTGTGGCTTGAGAACTTGCGTATTCTTAAACCAGTCGAAGTTGACTCAGCCAGAGTTACCACTTTATCTGTTGCAGGACAGGTAGAATGCCAAAAATAGAGAGGCCTGTTAGGGGAAAAAAGCAGTTTGTGTGCTTTTAATTCAGGTATCTATGTCTTTACAATTACTACATCTTTTCCCCTTTGGTGTTTCACCCATTTGGTGAAATTTAGATTGTTAGCTGCTCAGGACATAGAACAGTATCTCCACGTTCATTGGTTGTACCCTACGATTCTACGTAAATAACTTGATAATTGTATTGTATCTCATTTACGGAAGCAGTTCATCGGGCTGGTGCTCAGTAATAAATACTTTTTCATCCTGTTTTCAGTTTTCCTTTCAACCGTATTCCAAACCTCATTTGCCAACCAGCAATCCATGGTTGTAACCTTTTCAAAAAAATTATCTTTCCCATTCCCTCTCCCTGAAGTGAAGATGGCTGAAGGTGATGATTGTGTGGAGGCCGAGATCGTTTATCCCATCACCTGCGGAGATAGCAAAGCCAACCTAATATGGAGGAAGTTTGTTTGCCCTGGTATCAACGTGAAATGCGTCCAGGTGAGATGGTTTTATATCCTGTAATGTCTAACATTTCCATTCTCTAATCTTACGTATTGCTTGTAAAAGCACACAGATCCCAGCCTCGTGGTCTCatctaaattttttaaaaatgagatgaaagggaagagaaattgggagaagaaaaaggttGCACTTGACTAGGTGGCACGAAAAGGTTTATAAAAGGAATTGCAGCAAAATACCTTTAGAATAATTAACCTATACCACAACATGTCTCTCTTCCCTCCAGTATGACAACCATTTGATAAGTCCCAAGgaatttgtccatttggctggCAAGTCCACCTTGAAGGACTGGAAGAGGGCAATCCGGATGAATGGGATCATGCTAAGGTTAGCCTGTGTGTGAGAGTGCCTGTGTGTGCCTGCATGCAGATGCAGAACTGAAACATATCTTTGGGGCATGTATGTGTCCCACCCCTTGCCTTAGGGAGGCAAAATTCACAAGTCCCTAACCTGTGCCATCTGGTAACTAAACAAGGTGTTCATTGGGAATGTCTCCTAGGTAGGCTTCATTGAAATGAATTTCGGCGCAGCTAGCCGAAGCACAAACATGCAACTGTTGGGAGTTTTCAGggtgttttaaataataataataataaagctgagATGGACATTCACGTTGGTTTCATGTGTTTTAGGAAGATCATGGATTCAGGGAAGCTGGATTTTTACGAGCATACGAAAGTTTGTTCCAATACCTGCCGAAGCACTAAAATCGACCTGACTGGAGCCAGAGTGCCCCTAACAAGCCAGACGTCAACAGAATACATACCTCTCACGCCAGCCTCTGCAGATGGTAATGTGAACTGCATTCCACTAGGCCACAAATTCTACTGCTGggttatgctggctggagctgatgggggctGTTGTCCGGGGAGCATCTGAAGGTCCACCGATTGAGACCCTGATAAGGCTCGCTGTACCTTTGTTAGAATGATACAGAAGAGGAATATCCTTGTTGTGTCTCCTTTTGTCACGGTTGCACTGTTGCGatcttgccgggggggggggcaataacaGCCCAGTAGAGGATGGGTGATGAGGCTTAATTTCCCTGTGCTGATTTGAATTAACTGGCTGGTTCTTGGCTGCAAGCCTCTACTAGAACTGGAAGAGAGTCAAATATTTCTGTGGTCATTGATACAGTCATTCCATTGTCCTTGCTGATCAACCCATGCTTTTCAGCTTCTGGGATATCATACTTAAGAGGACAGATGTCTCACAGAAGGCTGCCTGCAGAGCAAACAGCTGTGATCAttactgattgtgtgtgtgtgtgtccgtgtcccCTATCCTATCTCCTAAAGATTATATTCCTCTTTGAGCACCCTAGAGGTTTATTAGGCTGAGACCACTTAGTAAGCCTCCCTGCAGAGCAAGCtgttgaacccaggtctcctttGTCCGAGTGTTGCATGCTGCCCACTACATCGCACTGGCTTTCAACTCAGCCAggggagtacagtcgtacctcggctcccgaacgccttgggagtcggaACGTTCCAGCTCCCAAatgatcgaaaactggaagtgagtgttccagttttcaaacattctttggGAAGACGAACGTCCAGcggggcttccgattgactgcaggagcttcctgcagtcaatcagaagccgtgctttggtttatgaacatttcagaagtcaaacggacttccagaacagattccatttgacttctgaggtatgactgtatggggaAAGCCAGAAAAACCTTGGCATCGGTAGCCAGTCTTCCTAGGGGCAGGTTGGTACCCGCTTGGAAGGTGGCAGTATACTTGCTTTGCATGTGGGTTCAATTCATCAACCCCTCCAATCAAGGAGGTAATGCCAGCTGAAGTAACCAGTTCTAGgctaaatgaaccaatggtctgacctggtatttcatattttcatacCCCAgtggggccatagctcagtagaaCACGTGCTTTGAAATACATGAGGTCCAAGTTTCCATCCCTGGCATGAGCGCTGGGAAAGAtttctgcctgagaccttggTGAACTCATTGTAATAGAGTTGCAGATGGACCTCTGGGCTGAGTACAAGCAGTTATGTGAATTTGCGTCTGTACGCATGTGTGTATGTTTAACTTTAATACTTTCATGGAAGTATAAACAGCCACCAGACACTTGGTGAAGCTCCAAGGGGTGTCTTCCTTTGTTGATAGTTCATTTCTGATTCCAAGTATGGGGATCAACCAAGCTCTCTGTATTGAACAACAATAACACACTGATATTGGGGCCCAACTCCATGCTACCCAGCCTTGAAACTTGCTGACTGATCTGATGCTAGTCATAGTGGTTGTCATGAAGAAAATATGGAATCTCGTCATGGTTTGTGATTCCAGGATGGTTTATCAAATAAACCACTTTGAAGCCAATTTGCCATTAGATGGCGTGTGtatgaattaataaataacaatagcaataataaaaatcCAGCCCCTACAAACAGAATGCTAAGATCTTGagaattttgttttgaaatttgtgCTAGGTTTAGAAATGCGGGGGAGATGTCTCTTTGGTTTTGTCTGGCAATGGTACCAAATTGTTAGAAAAACTTAATGCAACTGTAAAACAAGATAAAGCAATAGAAGAATGGATACATCTTGGAAGGGCACGTCTTGACTTGTTTCGCCAGCATGCCAACAAAAAAAGTGGTTTTCCTGATGATTTCTGAATGTTGATTTTGTTTCAATCATAGTAAATGGGTCTCCTGCCACGATCACCATAGAAACGTGTGAAGACTCCACGGACTGGACCACTGCTATTGGAGGTGATTTTCACATGCAGAGCGTTCCTGTGGCCTGGCCTCAGCCCACTACATCATCTGTGCCGCCACTTCTGTTCCGTATTGGCTGCCTAAATCTGAAAGGCTTGTGCGAAGGAACTTGCATGTAGGTTGTAAGCTGTGTGGCGCTGCCATCTCTATGCATAAGGCCAtgcctcagtggcagagcacacacCTCTTGCACAAAAGGCCCCAGATTCTATCCCTGGCATCTACAGATAGGGttggaaagacccctgtctgaaactctagaCTGCAACTGATGCTTTGTCCGTGATTCCATTAATCTCTTCACGTCACTGTGCCTTGCCTTTGGCATGGTGGTAGTAACATACTTAGGAATAACTTGTTTTACTGGTCCAACTTTTGCTGATGAAGGAGGCTGCATAACTTGGGAACTTGCGTATTCTTAAACCATTCGACGTTGGTTCAGTCAGAGTTACCACGTTACCTGTCCTGCATTAATGGCAACTTGTTTTTGTAGCAGATTCTGCTGTAAAAACTGTTCCTGGAGTcaaccacttcagactgcaggtgagcAGTTGCATAATTCAAAACTTCCTTGTGTGTAAAATAACTCAACACCTGCAGAATTCAGAAAGAAGAGTTCTGTTTATGCATGCACGTTGTCTATTCATAGGGATAATCTGAAGTGGTAGACTCCAGGAACTGTTTTACTATGTGACTTCTTGCTTGTGTGGTATCACTGCAAGGCTGTTCTTTGGCAAATGTTATGTTCCTGGGGGGTGGGTCTATCAAACAGTCGGTCAGCTTCATTCCCCCTGCCTACTTTCAGGTTTTTCAGGATTCTCTCACTTCCTTCCAGATGATACATTTACATTTTGGCGGGGTCTAAAGGAAGCCGGTCTTTTGGAAGAGGTGATTCACGAGTTCCATGCGGAGCTCACGGAGACCATGAAGGGCCTTCAGCAGAGGATTCAGGATCCCCCCTTGCAACTCAGTGGTACGAACTGGCTGGCACAGTGCCCTTCCTTGCAAATACGATGACGTCGTCTTTTTAAGTCTCCTTGTTACAGATCACTTGCATCGCTAGCACATCTAAGGAGCACAGGGCGTTAAATGTAGTGCTGGCAGTATTGGGAAGCCTGGTTTGTAAACAGCGTTTTGGGCTttgaggtgtttgttttttattttagcatTTGCTATGCACTTTCTGACTTAATAATACAGGTATCAGGAAGTTGATGAAAGAAGATTCTACTCACTGCGTTTAAGGGTTTGGGGGCTTCCTGCTTCTGTAGCTGGTGAGTGGTGCAGGATTTGGCGTGCTGATTTTTCTCAGCTTTCACTTAACAATAAATCTACTAGTTCTCATGGTTCCAAAGAACGATATCTTCTATACATTGCAATATCAGGGGCGTCTTGCATATGGCTTCAAGTAGGTGGGGTATGGAGCTTTAGTGACATGCCCTGTGTCTTGTTCTTTTTTCTGTACAGTAGTGGCTGCTATTTTCCCACCTGTCCATGCCCTTTGCTGCACTTTCCTGCCTCCTTGGTCAATAACCAAAACTATTCCAAATTCCTTCGTAACCTGATTCTGGGATGCATAATGTATCATGATGGTGGTGATGTGCCAATGCAGTTAGTGCAATGTATTCTGCGTGCAAAGTTCAGAATTTGCACAGTTTGGGGGGCAGAGTACAAACAGCTGTATATATCACCAGATGGAGGTGCATCATAAAAATCTTACctccttttcttttattaaacATTCATTGCTGATACTGGAGGAAATAGCTTTAAATGACATAAGCATCATTGGAAAGTATGCCATTAGGGATTTGGGAGTTATGGGTGGGTTGGGGttgctgttttatgctgttttaatatGTTTCTGGCCACCCTGGGACCTTTACATGAAGGGTGGATGAGAAGCAcaattaacaataataatgagTGTGTATGACACTTTATAGAACATCATAAGCAGAAGAAAATGATTCGGGTCCCTGCTCCAAAGAGCTTGCAACTTAAAGGCAAATGGAGTGACACTGACTTAGTGTTGGGTTGAAGAAATGGGAGTTTAAATCATGATAAATAAAAATTCCAGCATTGTGATCcacttcttccttccctctcccatctctacaataagaaaaataatgggtttcttttcttttttcttttttcttttttaaaaacgacATTGTAATTGCTTTTCTCCAGTGTCATcagtcaggatttttttttacctgttggttctctctctctcccccccccccccagatgctgtCTTGCTCAACAATACAGTCCAGAACTTTGGCATGCTGGACCTGGTGAAGAAAGTTTTAGCCAGTCACAAGTGCCAAATGGACCGTTCCCGAGAGCAGTATACGCGAGATTTGGCAGGTACAGTTCCTTAGTCCCAGATGCTACAGTTCCATTATCAACTCTAATGAAACCTCCACAGGGGGACTTTCTGAACTGAGTGTTCTGTTGCCAGAATCGTGGGATGTAGTACGGTACTAGTGAAAAGACAGCGTGGTATTGGGGGGTTTGCACATGCCAGCATCGGCATCCATAAGTTGTGTCTGCATCTGATTCCCTACATCTGCCATCTAGATGGGAAGATCGGCAGGCAGGTTATGCACAGGTTCTATGGAACTATGTAGGAACTATGGGGAAAGTAGGACTCATGTCCTGAGAACTGCTATAAACTGGGTATTGCCATTTCCTTGTAGAGGCAGTCCCATTGCGCAGAAAAGCATTCCCTTTCATCTTGTCTGAAATGCATGGATGTGATACTTTctcttctgcgcatgtccccCCCACTGCGGTATTTCACAGCTCAATCCAGTGTGACCTGTCCTGACGTCTCGGCCCCTTTTGAAcagcaagctttaaaaaaataaaaagcacagccctgaatgccagttgccctTCAGAACGTGATCCTCAAAGATGATTTGGTGGTCACCTAGGAATCTCTCCTGCACAACAAGTTGATGGCACAACAAACGTACGGTTGTCACTGGTTTGTTGTGCAGGCCCCAGACGTGCCCCTCCTTAAGTGTTGCCTAAAATGCACACGTGTCACTAGTTTACTGGGTGCCTGTGATATCATTGGTGGAAAGTGGACTCTGTTTCCCCTCCACTGCTATACCCTGTTGCAATTATCATACCAGTACTTGGCCTGCAGAGAGGACTCTTGCAGGGGAATTCTTCAATTCAAGTTTTTCCTTTTCAAGCTCAGCTTGACTCACTAAGCAGGGGCTTCTCTAGACGTTACCTGGAGACTTGTCCATTTTGTCATGCCTCCTAAACAATGATGATTGCAAGGATAGAGAGAGAAATAGCAACACAGCTATTTCTTCCCACAGCAGCGCTACCTTCCCTTTTGTTTTCCATTAAGTGTGGCCTGTGTTTTTCAGTATTCCCTTTGGATTGGAGCTTTCTCCCATGGCTAAGGTACGGCTGGGTTGCGGTGAGAATGTTGGATTCAGACCATGgagttccaggttcaaatccccactcggcagtgaagctcactgggccatTCACTTGCATTCTGCCTgtcctacctcacatggttgttatgaagataaactggagaagaggaaggagggggaatgGTGAAATACAACTGTATATTAATAGAGGGGTGTTAAAAAACAATGACAGTTAATTAATAAATTGCTTGGATCAGCCGGTAGAAAACTCAGAGCACTGAGGCAAGTGGGACTCTAGTTTAGGCACCACATTTGTTCAACAATACTTTTCTACCCCAACTTGAAGGGAAAATACTTCAGCTTTCTAGTTCTTGAAGTGGCAGCTGTAgattggggtggaggggggtaTACTTCAccataggcatagctgtc
This genomic interval carries:
- the GMEB2 gene encoding glucocorticoid modulatory element-binding protein 2 isoform X1, with protein sequence MATPDVSVHMEEVVVVTTPDNMADSSGMEEVKTVLVTTNLSQHSNDLNEDTLETENAAAAAAAAFSASAHLKEALLGKWVKMAEGDDCVEAEIVYPITCGDSKANLIWRKFVCPGINVKCVQYDNHLISPKEFVHLAGKSTLKDWKRAIRMNGIMLRKIMDSGKLDFYEHTKVCSNTCRSTKIDLTGARVPLTSQTSTEYIPLTPASADVNGSPATITIETCEDSTDWTTAIGDDTFTFWRGLKEAGLLEEVIHEFHAELTETMKGLQQRIQDPPLQLSDAVLLNNTVQNFGMLDLVKKVLASHKCQMDRSREQYTRDLAALEQQCDEHRKRAKELKHKSQHLNNVLMTLTPVSIPSPLKRPRLTRATSGPPAITSQLLTQSAQIALAPGMPVTQLANLPIGKVVSALPASALGKTTAQVTSAGSPASPLLGGYTVLASAGSTFPNAVEIHPDASNLTVLSTAAIQDGSTVLKVVSPFQLLTLPGLGTAIQNVTQMSPSGSSIMTVPSSIVEGTTANEDHTTIEVTTVGDEAEQK
- the GMEB2 gene encoding glucocorticoid modulatory element-binding protein 2 isoform X2; translated protein: MATPDVSVHMEEVVVVTTPDNMADSSGMEEVKTVLVTTNLSQHSNDLNEDTLETENAAAAAAAAFSASAHLKEALLVKMAEGDDCVEAEIVYPITCGDSKANLIWRKFVCPGINVKCVQYDNHLISPKEFVHLAGKSTLKDWKRAIRMNGIMLRKIMDSGKLDFYEHTKVCSNTCRSTKIDLTGARVPLTSQTSTEYIPLTPASADVNGSPATITIETCEDSTDWTTAIGDDTFTFWRGLKEAGLLEEVIHEFHAELTETMKGLQQRIQDPPLQLSDAVLLNNTVQNFGMLDLVKKVLASHKCQMDRSREQYTRDLAALEQQCDEHRKRAKELKHKSQHLNNVLMTLTPVSIPSPLKRPRLTRATSGPPAITSQLLTQSAQIALAPGMPVTQLANLPIGKVVSALPASALGKTTAQVTSAGSPASPLLGGYTVLASAGSTFPNAVEIHPDASNLTVLSTAAIQDGSTVLKVVSPFQLLTLPGLGTAIQNVTQMSPSGSSIMTVPSSIVEGTTANEDHTTIEVTTVGDEAEQK
- the GMEB2 gene encoding glucocorticoid modulatory element-binding protein 2 isoform X3, producing the protein MAEGDDCVEAEIVYPITCGDSKANLIWRKFVCPGINVKCVQYDNHLISPKEFVHLAGKSTLKDWKRAIRMNGIMLRKIMDSGKLDFYEHTKVCSNTCRSTKIDLTGARVPLTSQTSTEYIPLTPASADVNGSPATITIETCEDSTDWTTAIGDDTFTFWRGLKEAGLLEEVIHEFHAELTETMKGLQQRIQDPPLQLSDAVLLNNTVQNFGMLDLVKKVLASHKCQMDRSREQYTRDLAALEQQCDEHRKRAKELKHKSQHLNNVLMTLTPVSIPSPLKRPRLTRATSGPPAITSQLLTQSAQIALAPGMPVTQLANLPIGKVVSALPASALGKTTAQVTSAGSPASPLLGGYTVLASAGSTFPNAVEIHPDASNLTVLSTAAIQDGSTVLKVVSPFQLLTLPGLGTAIQNVTQMSPSGSSIMTVPSSIVEGTTANEDHTTIEVTTVGDEAEQK